The Epilithonimonas zeae genome contains a region encoding:
- a CDS encoding HRDC domain-containing protein: protein MKVKVLKIRISNQFQKMDEDSVNDYFSNFEVISMETKLIEDEINYWSILICYREKSGKPNSNKTIVHSEEELTQEEMIIYNKLKSWRAEKAKQYQLPPYIIFHNTHLMSIARHKPCTLEDLENVNGIGKSKIEKFGIEIIEVLENA from the coding sequence ATGAAAGTAAAAGTTTTGAAAATCAGGATCTCCAATCAGTTTCAGAAAATGGATGAGGATTCTGTTAATGATTATTTTTCCAACTTTGAAGTGATTAGTATGGAAACAAAATTGATTGAGGACGAAATCAATTATTGGTCAATTTTAATTTGTTATAGAGAGAAATCTGGCAAACCAAATTCGAATAAAACGATTGTTCACTCAGAAGAAGAGTTAACACAAGAGGAAATGATTATTTATAACAAATTAAAAAGTTGGAGAGCCGAAAAAGCCAAACAATATCAGCTTCCGCCTTATATTATTTTTCATAATACGCATTTGATGTCCATCGCAAGACATAAACCTTGCACTCTGGAAGACCTAGAAAATGTAAATGGAATCGGGAAATCTAAAATCGAAAAATTTGGGATAGAAATCATCGAAGTTTTGGAAAATGCTTAA
- a CDS encoding single-stranded DNA-binding protein, whose amino-acid sequence MSLRNKVTLIGHTGKEVEVFNFENGTKKATVSLATSDHYINAAGEKVEETQWHNLVAFGKVVDILEKYVPKGKEIAVEGKLTYRSYDDKDGTKRFLTEIKIEELVLLGSNK is encoded by the coding sequence ATGTCTTTAAGAAACAAAGTGACTCTTATTGGTCACACAGGAAAAGAAGTAGAGGTTTTCAATTTCGAAAACGGTACAAAAAAAGCAACAGTTAGTCTTGCTACAAGTGATCATTATATTAATGCTGCAGGTGAAAAAGTAGAGGAAACACAATGGCACAATCTCGTTGCTTTTGGAAAAGTGGTGGATATTCTTGAAAAGTATGTCCCAAAAGGTAAAGAAATAGCAGTAGAAGGAAAACTAACTTACAGGTCGTACGATGACAAAGATGGAACAAAACGCTTTTTGACTGAAATCAAAATAGAAGAACTCGTTCTTTTAGGATCTAATAAATAA
- a CDS encoding DUF2116 family Zn-ribbon domain-containing protein, with the protein MENLTCPECGDKIVGRSDKKFCSDACRNTFNNKQNKTTTNYMRNINNKLRKNYRILSEHNFEGKTKINRLKLQNAGFDFDFITQIVTYKNGSQYFFVYDQGYKILDNDWVLIVKKTD; encoded by the coding sequence ATGGAAAATCTAACCTGCCCCGAATGTGGTGACAAAATCGTTGGAAGATCAGATAAAAAATTCTGTTCAGATGCTTGCCGAAATACCTTTAACAATAAGCAAAATAAAACGACAACCAATTATATGCGGAACATCAACAACAAGCTCCGCAAAAATTACCGCATACTTTCTGAACATAATTTTGAAGGAAAAACAAAAATCAATCGTCTTAAACTACAGAACGCCGGTTTTGATTTCGATTTTATCACACAAATCGTGACTTACAAGAACGGTTCGCAATACTTTTTCGTTTATGACCAAGGTTATAAGATCCTTGACAACGATTGGGTTTTAATAGTAAAAAAGACCGATTAA
- a CDS encoding MBL fold metallo-hydrolase: protein MILTFLILLAALAIYIYNLPVFGGSFSGKRLIRMKQSPNYKDGVFQNLSYTPSLAEGFTMRQVLWEFITDKTENKKPKNLLPTHKTDLKNQPITENFLVWMGHSSYYFQLDGKRFLVDPVFSGNASPIPGTTKAFDGTDIYSAEDFPEIDFLIISHDHYDHLDYQTVKSLKPKIKEIICGLGVGSHLEKWGYDEEKIIELDWYEDENIASGFKITSTPARHFSGRRFKRNNTLWSSYVLETPNKKIFLGGDSGYDFHFKEIGEKFGPFDWAILENGQYNEKWRYIHTLPKELVQVAEDLNVRNVLPVHSSKFALAQHSWNEPLQKVFENSRGKNFKIATPIIGEKLNLNDDSKVYPEWWNS from the coding sequence ATGATTCTTACTTTTCTAATTTTATTAGCTGCTTTGGCGATTTATATTTACAACCTTCCAGTTTTTGGTGGCAGTTTTTCCGGCAAACGATTGATCAGGATGAAACAATCGCCTAATTATAAAGATGGCGTTTTTCAGAACTTAAGTTATACTCCATCTCTTGCTGAAGGCTTTACAATGAGACAAGTTCTTTGGGAATTCATAACCGATAAAACTGAAAATAAAAAGCCTAAAAATCTTTTACCAACTCATAAAACCGATTTGAAAAATCAGCCGATAACTGAGAATTTCTTAGTTTGGATGGGACATTCGTCTTACTATTTTCAGTTGGATGGGAAGAGATTTTTAGTTGATCCTGTGTTCAGTGGAAATGCCTCGCCTATCCCGGGAACTACAAAAGCTTTTGATGGAACAGATATCTATTCAGCAGAAGATTTTCCGGAGATTGATTTTTTGATTATTTCACACGATCATTATGATCATTTGGATTACCAAACCGTGAAAAGCCTAAAACCTAAAATTAAGGAAATCATCTGTGGTCTGGGCGTAGGTTCACATTTAGAAAAATGGGGTTATGATGAAGAAAAAATCATCGAACTGGATTGGTATGAGGATGAAAATATTGCAAGTGGATTTAAGATAACTTCTACTCCTGCAAGACATTTTTCCGGACGAAGATTTAAAAGGAATAATACGCTTTGGTCATCTTATGTTTTAGAAACCCCAAACAAGAAAATTTTCTTAGGCGGCGATAGTGGTTATGATTTTCATTTTAAAGAAATTGGAGAAAAATTTGGTCCGTTTGACTGGGCAATTCTGGAGAATGGTCAATACAATGAAAAGTGGCGATATATTCATACTTTGCCGAAAGAATTGGTACAGGTTGCAGAAGATCTGAATGTGAGAAATGTTTTGCCCGTTCATTCTTCAAAATTTGCATTAGCACAACATTCCTGGAACGAACCTTTGCAGAAAGTTTTTGAAAACAGCAGGGGAAAAAATTTCAAAATAGCTACACCTATTATTGGCGAAAAATTGAACCTGAATGATGATTCTAAGGTTTATCCTGAATGGTGGAATTCTTAA